In Cryptomeria japonica chromosome 1, Sugi_1.0, whole genome shotgun sequence, the sequence TTAAATAACTGTGTCTGCTTGTTTGTATGATCGTATTACTTGTCAACTGTTGGAAGAAAAGGTTAACTAAATCAATGGCATTTGCTTGTTCCTATTTTTTGATTGAATAAACACATAGCCAGTTGTGGTATACATTGAAAAGGGCCAAACCCTAAGTTACCCAAGTGTAATAATAACAACAAAAACCATCTTGTAAGGATGGTGAATGGATTCCTATTCAACCCATCCCTTGCATCCTACTTATTAATAATGGGGTTTCTACATCTATACCCAGTATAGTAGGATCTATTGCTAGGTGTCTAGATTGATTTGCCACAGACAATAGTGAAAGTGGCTATGGTCCTCCTGGATCTTGATCTGCTACAGGTGAACTTCATCTTTCATGTGATAGGATTGAAACTTAAAGGTCTCAGCATCTGGGATGCCTTCGCACATTCTCCAGGTCTATTCTCTATGCTATATGTTCAATATATTTGAGTGTGTGTATATAACTGTTTATTGAAATTAATGTGGTGATGTTAACTGTACAAGATGGAAGCAATGGAGACGTAGCGGATGATCAATATCACAAATATCTAGTACACAATTATCATCTATTTAATCCATTTTATAATCTTTGATTCTCTCAGCTGTATGTTTATTAACCATGCCTGCAAAAACAGGAAGAAATTGAGCTCATGGTATCACTTGGGTTAGACACATATAGATTCTCTATATCCTAGTCTCGAATCCTTCTAGGTACATTGCTCTTTGTTTCTCCACTTCAAAGTTTTACGATTAGAGTATTAAACAACGAAAATAAAATTTGAAAGCTCCTTTTCTATGTTTACAGATGGTAAAGGTAAAATCAACCAAGCTAGGATTGAGTATTACAGTAGCTTTATCAATGCTCTTCTTCGAAATGTTGTTCAACCATTCATTACATTATTTCATTTCGACCTTCCAAATGCACTTCAAGACTCCTATGGTGGATGGATCAGTCCAGAGATAGTGTATGCAATCTCTACATTCTATCACATCTGTTTATTGtagttttcctttttcttttggccAAGGACGCCTATAGAACCCTCAATTAAACAATCAAGGAAAAACAAGCACCAATTCTTTGTTGATGCAGTAGTAATTAGCaaacaaatatatattttattcCTACTTTCCTTTGTTGGAATCATTAAAAATGAAATTACTTTCTACTGattgaattaaaaaatttaaacatctAAAACAGTAGCATTTGGTGAGCTAATTATTCAAGGTCAGAATTAGTGTTGTCTGTTATTTTGCAGGCTGGATCTAGATTCCAAAGCTACA encodes:
- the LOC131876532 gene encoding coniferin beta-glucosidase-like, translated to MFTDGKGKINQARIEYYSSFINALLRNVVQPFITLFHFDLPNALQDSYGGWISPEIVLDLDSKATNDSKIVRNMWQRHVQKHEEVLQMLDQAIFVDPKNPLPTYQKANV